CCGGCGAATCCGAGGGGCAGCTGGTCGAGCACGAGCCGCGGAATGATGTAGTTCACGTCGCGCGAACTCTCGCCCGTGGCCTTGGCCGCGGCGTCGAGGGCTTCCTTGCGCACCGACTCCACGACGGTGTTCTGCTGCGTGAAGTTGGTGAGGGCCGCGGCATCCGACGAGGCGGCGGCGTCGCGTGCGGCCTGATTGCGGGCCGAGAGGGCCGCGGTGTAGCGCGATTCGAGCTCGGCGTAGGCTGCCGGCTCGCGCTCACGCAACTGCGCATCGTGCCGCGGGTTGTAGAGCAGCGGCGCCGGCGAGAAGGTATAGAACAGGAAGACGAGCACGCCGATGAGCAGGATCAGCGCCTGCAGCGGGATCTTCCAGTACGCACTCATGAGCAGCGAACTGCGGGCTTCGTCGACCGAACGCGCGGCCAGATAGCGTTGCACCTGGCTCTGGTCGGTGCCGAAGTACGAGAGCATCAGGAACGTGCCGCCCAGAATGCCTGACCAGAACGTGTACGTCTCGGTGAGGGAGAACGAGAAGTCGAACACACGCAGACGACCCGTGGAGCCGGCCACGCGCAACGCGTCGTCGAGCGGCACGGGCAGCCGGATGATCAGCACGACCACGATCGCGAACAGTGCACCGACGATCACGACCATCTGCTTCACGTCCGCCCAGGCAACCGCTTCCACCCCTCCCAGCACGGTGTAGACGATGGTGGGCACGCTGATCAGCGCCACGCACCAGAGGAGGTCCCACCCGAAGATGGCGGAGAGCACCACGCCGGGGGCGGCGATGATGGTCCCGCACGACATGCCGCGCGAGAGCAGGAAGAGCAGACTGGTGAGCGACCGGGTCTTGGGATCGAAACGCCGCTCGAGAAACTCGTAGGCGGTGTAGACCTTGGCCTTGTGCAGAAACGGCACGATGGTCACACCGAGCAGCACCATGGCGATCGGCAGACCGAAGTAGAACTGGACGAAACGCATGCCGTCCGTCGCGCCCTGTCCTGTCGTGCCGATGAGGGTGATGGCGGAGATCTGCGTGGCCATCACGCTGAGGCCCACGGCCCACCAGGGAAGGGAGCGGCCGGCGAGGAAGTAGCCTTCGATGTTCTTGGTGCCGCGGGTCCGTCTCAGGCCATCAAAAACGACGACCACGAGGTACACGGCCACGATCAGCCAGTTGATCCAATGCATGGGCGCTCAGGGAGTGTAGCGGGATTGCAGCAACCCCAGCAGGATCAGCGCGATGACCTGGATGACCAGGACGCGCACGAGAGTCGATCGGAATTGGCTGGACATGTCCACAAATTACCGAGGAGGACCGACCTTCGCCGGTTGCGGGGTGCTGGCCGTGGGCAGGGCGCGGCCAGCCGTGGCCGATCGACGGTTCCGGGGGTATGGGGGCCATACGGGCCACAATGGCCGGCCCGTGGTCCCTCCGTGATGTTTCAACGGCTTCGGCGCGTACCGCGGCTTCAGGGGCCAACCGTCATGGACCTCATGGACAATCGGAGCATACGATGGCGAGTCCTGTCAATGTCCCTCATGTCGTGATCATCGGCGGTGGTTTTGCCGGGCTGGCTGCCGCCCGGGAACTGCGCCACGCGAACGTGCGGGTGACACTGCTCGATAGATCGAATCACCATACGTTCCAGCCACTGCTGTATCAGGTCGCCACGGCCGGTCTGGCCCCGAGCGACATCTCCGTGCCCATCCGCTGGCGTCTGCGGCGGCAGACCAACACCACCGTGCTGCTGGCCGAGGTGGAGGCCATCGATCCGGCCCGCCAGATCGTCCGGCTGGACGACGGGACGGAACTCGCCTACGACTATCTCATCGTGGCCACGGGCGCCCGGCATGCGTACTTCGGGCACGACGAATGGGCGCCGTTCGCGCCGGGCCTCAAGAGCATCGAGGATGCGACCGACATGCGTCAGCGTTTGCTGCTCGCGTTCGAACGGGCCGAACGCACCGACGATCCGGCCGAACGCGAGGCGAATCTGACGTTCGTGATCGTCGGCGGTGGGCCCACCGGCGTGGAGTTGGCGGGCTCGATTCCCGACATCACGCGTCGTGCCCTGCGTCGCGAGTTTCGTCGTATCGACACGCGTGCCACGCGAGTGCTGCTCGTGGAGGCGGGGCCGCGGATTCTGCCCACGTTCCCCGAGGGGCTGTCCCGGGCGGCGCAGCGGGATCTCGGGGAGCTGGGTGTCGAGGTGCGTCTCGGTGTGCCCGTGACGCAGATCGACGCGCAGTCCGTGACCATCGGCGAGGAGCGCATCGCCACACGCACGGTGTTCTGGGCGGCAGGCAACGTGGCATCGCCGCTGGGTCGCATGCTCGATGCGGACACCGATCGTGCCGGCCGGGTGAAGGTGGCACCGGACTGTTCGATTCCGGCGCATCCCAATGTCTTCGTGGTGGGCGATCTCTGCATCGTGATGCGCGAGAACGGACAACCGGCGCCGGCTGTGGCGCCCACGGCGAATCAGACGGGGCAACACGCGGCGCGCATGATCCTCGCGTCGATCGCCGGTCGTCCACGCGCACCGTTTCAGTACTGGCACAAGGGCGATCTCGCCACTATCGGCCGGCACAAGGCCGTGGCGGCGTTCGGGGCGCTGCATCTGAGCGGGTATCTCACCTGGTTCCTCTGGCTCTTCGTGCACCTGATGTACCTGGTGGGATTCCGCAATCGCGCGAGTGTGCTGCTGCAGTGGGGATGGGCCTACGTGACCTGGCAGCGAGGGGTCAGGCTGATCACGGGAAGGCCGCGCGGCGTGCCGTGACTCGAGAGGTCGAGATGTCGAGATGTCAGAGCAGAAAGGAGGTCGAGAGGTCGAGATGTCAGAGCAGAAAGCAGGAGGGAGCTGGTCAGGATGGAGGGAGGAGCGGTTCTTCTCCTTCCTCCATTCTGGCCCGCTCCACCCTGCGTCCTGCTCTGATCTCTGCCCCCCGTTTGACCCTTGCCTCGAATGGGCCTAGGTTATCCCACCGCACGTCGCTCCTCGCGCCACGGAAATCCGACCGGCCGCGACGTCAATGCCGACGCTGGCAGCGCGTGGTGGTCTTCCGATGCCCATCCCTCCCTCAGTGGTTTCGTCGGCACCGATTCACAGCGATCTGGACACGACACGGCTGACCGCCGTGCTGCAGGCTCTGCCTGTGGCGGCCGCGCTGTTCCGTGCCGATGGGATGACCGTGGCGATCAATACGATGGGCGAGGAGTTGTTCGTCCATGATCCGCTCGCGCCACTGCAGACACAGCACTGGCGGGTGATGCTGCATCCGTTCGGCGAGACCGCGAAGGACGCGATGGCCGTGGTGCAGAGCACGCAGGAGATGGTGGCGCGGCAGGTGATCCTGCCGGCGGACGAAGGGCTGTTCACCCTGCGGATGACGCTGTTCGACGGCACACTGGTGCTCGTGACGGCGGAGGACCAGCGCGAGGAGCAGCAGCGGCGCCTGGCACTCGATCGGGCCGAACGTGAACGCCGCACGCTGCTCATGCTCACTCCCTCCTCGGTGCGCGTGGTGGATGTGTCCGGACGCATCCTGCGCACCAATGGAGAGGCGGACCGGCAGCATGCGGGGCAGGCGCCGACGACATTGCGCGAGCTGTGGGAGCGCGAAGCGCCACACGAGATCTCCGACGATGGACGTCCGGCGCGTCCGCTGTCCTTTCTCGATACGCCGGGCATGCGTGCGTTGTCCGGTGTCGTGGTACGGGCCCAGCGACTGCAGTGCCGACACGGCGAAGGGCTGCGTGTGGTGGAGGCGAGTGCCGCGCCCATGACCGATGTGCGCGGACAGATGATCGGTGTCATGCTCGTCGATCACGATGTGACCGACCGGTATCGTCGTGATCGTTCTTCACCCGCCGGCGCGGTGGCGGTGCCTGCCGTGGGCTCCGCGGCGACGGTGGATGCGGCGCAGTTCAACCGACTCGTCGAGGAGCGCTCCCGCGAGCTGATCGCGTCGCACGAGGAGCATGTCCGCGAGCGTCGTCTCGCGGCCATCGGACAGTTGGCGGCAGGGGTGATGCACGATGTGAACAACGCGCTCAATCCCATCATGGCGGCGGCCTATCTGCTGCAGCATCATGCCGAATCACCGGCGGCGGTGCGCGACTACGCCGAACGCATCCGCACGGCCGCCGAGATCGGGGCGGCGACGGCATCGCGTGTGGGGCGTTTCATCCGGCAGGAGCCTCTGCATGCCGGTGGTGACGAGGAGATCGATCTGGCCGAGCTGGTGACGGAGGTGCTCGATCTCACCGAGCCGATGCGGCTTCGTCGTTCGGCGGAAAGTCGCGAGGTGCGTATCGAGCAGCAGCTCGAGCCGGGTGTGCGCAGCCGGGGCATTCCCGGCGAAATCCGCGAAGCGCTGCTGAACCTCGTGCAGAACGCCATCGATGCGATGCCCGAGGGCGGGACACTCACCGTGCGATGCTGGAGCGAGGGAAAGGATGCCTGTCTGTCGGTGCAGGACACCGGCGTGGGCATGACCGACGAAGTGCTGGAGCGCGCCTTCGAACCCTTCTTCACGACCAAGGGGGCCAAGGGATCGGGGCTGGGCCTCGCCGAGGTGTATGGCATCGTCCGGCGTCATCGTGGACAGGTGAGCATCACCTCGATGGCCGGGAAAGGATCGACGGTGAACATCCGGCTGCCGCGTGCCGGTGGTGTGACGGCTGCCGTTGCCGCCGCCACGCCGCTTCCGTCGGTGCCGCGGCGGATTCTGGTGGTCGAGGATCACGACGATGGACGGGTGCTGCTGCGGCGCATCCTCGAAGGCGATGGACATACCGTCGATGCCGTCGCCAGCATCGCAGAAGCCCGTGCCCGGCTCGCAATTGCCGGTGGAATGCCGTACGATCTCCTGCTGACGGATGTCGGGCTGCCCGACGGCAGCGGCTGGGATCTGGCCCGGGAAGCGCGGACGTCGTGGCCCGCGTTACGTGTCGGGGTCATCACGGGCTGGGAACCGCTGACCGACAGTGAAGACGTGCGCGGCGTGGAGTTCGTGCTGCGCAAGCCGTTGCGGGCGCAGGAACTGAAGGCTCACATTGCAGGGCTCACACGCCCCGTATCAACCAACGAGTAAACCATGTCGGAACTGCCGTCGACACTCCGTGTGCTGGTCGCTGAGGACAACGCGCTCGAGCGCTCCATGCTGGTGGACTTGCTCGGTGTCCTGGGGCATGTCGTGGTGGCCGAGGTGGAAAGTGGCACCGACGCAATCACGAAGGCTCAGCAATTCACGCCGGACGCGGTGCTGCTCGACATGCACATGCCCGGCGCGAGTGGCGTGCAGGCCGCCGAAGAAATCGCCAACGCGCTGCCCGGGACTGCCGTGGTGCTGGTGACGGGCGATCTGTCGCTCACACTGTCCACGGCCGATGTGCTGCGCAGCACGGCGGTGGCGCTGCTGCCCAAACCCACGCCGCCCACCACGCTCGATGCCACGCTGCGTATGGCGGTCACCCGCGCGCGCGAACTCATCGAAGCCCGGCGGGAAGCGGCGGAGGCCAAGCAGCAACTCGAGGCGCGCAAGCTCATCGAGCGCGCGAAGGGCATCCTCATGCGCCGCACAGGCAGCAGCGAACAGGAAGCCTACCGCATCATGCAGCGCAGCAGTCAGGACCGCTCGGTGCGCATGGTGGACATTGCCAAGGCCGTCATCGACAGCGAACCCGGCATGAAAGCCTGACGACGGCCGATGACGGCCGATGACGGCGGCCTGATTCGCTGTCGAACACCACCAGGTGCCGCGCGCGGGGCTCAGGACACGGGTTGTCCGGGCCCCGCGACCTGTTTCACGAGCTCGTACAGGAAATCGAGGCCGTCGTAGAACGACTTCACACGGAGCTTCTCGTTGCGGCCGTGGGCATTGGTCTCGCCCGGCGCCGAGAAGATGCCGCTCACGCCGAAGGTGGGAATGCCGACATTGCGCAGGCGATACCCGTCGGTGGCCCCGGTGCTCATGGTGGGGATCACCGGAATGTCGCCGAACATCTTCTTCGTCAGCGTCTCGGTGGCGCGCAGCAGCACCGGATGCACGGGCAGGGCGCCGTCGTTGCGGTCGGCGCGATCACCGGTGATCACCACGCTCGAGTCGTTCACGATGCGCACCAGTTCGGCGTGCACCTGCGACGCCTTGCTGGAAGGCACGATGCGGCAGTTCACGTTGGCTTTGGCCGTCTGGGGCAGCGCGTTGGGTGCATGACCGCCGCTGAGCATGGTGGCCACGCAGGTGGTGCGCAGCATGCTCGCATACCGCGGGTCGGTGGACAGCACGCGCGCCGCCTCGGCGTCGGCGGGATTGGCCACGAGGGCGCGCATGGCGGCGGCGAGCGAGGGCATTTCCACCTTCGCGGTCTGTGCGAAGAAGGCCGTGGTCACCGGGTTGAGCTCCACCGGGAACGTGTACTGCTGCACCTTGAGCAGTGCCTGCGCCAGCGAATAGATGGCGTTGTCCTTGCGCGGCACGCTGGAGTGACCGCCGGTGTTGTGCACGGTGAAGGTGAAATCGCCGTACACCTTTTCGGCGGCCTGGATGGAATGCAGCAACGGCTTGTCGTCCTGCAGCGTCCCGCCGCCGCCTTCGTTGATGGCGTACTCGGCGTCGATCAGATCGCGGCGGTTCTCGATGAGCCAGGTGACGCCGTTGTGATCGCCGCCTTCTTCGTCGGCGGTGAGGGCGAGAATGAGATCGCGCTCGGGCACCCAGCCTTCGCGCTTGTACCGCAGCAGATTGGCGATGAACATCGCGCACATCGACTTGTCGTCGGACACGCCGCGTCCCCAGAAGTAGCCGTCTTCCTCGATGAAGGTGAACGGATCGCGTGGCCAGTCGGCGCGGAGGGCCTGCACCACGTCGAGGTGCGCGAGGAGGAGAATGGGCTTGCCGCGGCCCTTGCCACGGTAGCGCACGACGAGGTTGTGCTTGGTCGGCGCGTCGGCGGGACCGACGATGTTCACGTCGGCGGCCGGAAATCCGGCGGCGCGAAAGCGCGCGGCGACGACCTCCGCGGCCCTGGTCACCGAGCCCACCGAGTCGGCGGTGTTGATCTCGACGATCTCCTTGTAGATGGCGCGCGCGGCCTGTTGCTCGGCGGTGAGCGTGGTGGGCGCGCCGGGGGCGCGGGTGCCGGGGAGCTGGGCGTCGGCTGGGCTGGCCGAGGCGGCGAGCAGGAGGCCGAGCAGGGGAGCGGAGCTCGCGATGGAGAGGACGCGGCGCAGCATGGCGATCATGAGGCGGGTGGGAGTGATGAGGCGATGCTGCGAATATCGCGCGGGACCGGGTGAGGCGCGACCGGTCTCATGCCCTCCACACCTGACCCGCGAGTATATTTGAGCTCTCACCTTGCTTCCCCTTCCCATGTCACGCACCCGCCGAGATTTCCTCAAGGTCGGGGCTGCGGTGGCGGCCGGTTCCCTGGTCGCATCCTCACCGCTCCTCGCCGAGTCCTCCTCAGGGCTCCTCGTCCCCCTCTCCGACCTGCCCCCGGTCGACGATCCGGCCATCAAGGCCCTCATGGAAGTGGCGCTGAATACGGCCAAGGCCGGCGGCGCCTCCTACGCCGACGTCCGTGTGGCGGCCCGCCGCCAGCAGAACGTCGGGACCCGCGATCGCATCGTGCAGGGGGTCTCCGACACCGATACCTACGGGCTGGGGGTGCGTACCCTGGTCGACGGCGCATGGGGCTTTGCCGCCACCAGCAAACTCGACAAGGACAGCGTGGCCCGCACCACGCAGCTCGCGCTCGGTCAGGCCAAGGCCAATCGGGCCAGCCAGCTCCGGCCGGTCGTCCTCGCGCCCACACCGGGCAACCAGGTGGGCGAGTGGAAGAGCCCCATCGAGGTCGATCCCTTCAATGTCGCCATCACCGACAAGGTCGCCTATCTGCTCGCGGCCAACGAGGCGGCGCTGAAGGTGAAGGGTGTGCGCAACGTCAATTCGAGCATGTTCTTCCTGCGGGAAGAGAAGTCGCTCATGACGACGGACGGTTCCTACGTCGTGCAGACGATCTACCGCGCGCAGCCGAGCATGACCATCACGGCGGTGTCGTCCGATTTTTCGGACTTCCAGTCGGTGGCGAGCAATGAAGTCGCGCCGATGGGGCTGGGATACGAACACGTCACCAACAGCAAGCTCGCCGAACGCGCGCCGCAGTGGGGCGAACTCGCGGTGCAGAAGCTGAGCGCGAAGCCGGTGGAACCGGGACGCTACGATCTGTTGCTGCACCCGTCCAATCTCTGGCTCACGATTCACGAAGTCATCGGACATCCCACCGAACTCGATCGTGCGCTGGGCTTCGAGGCCAACTACGCCGGCACGAGCTTCATCGCGCCGCCGGAAGCCATGCTGGGCAAGATGCAGTACGGCTCGGAACTCATGAACATCGTGGGCGACCGTGAGCAGCGCGGTTCACTCGGCGCGATCGGCTGGGACGACGAAGCCGTGAAGCCGGTGAAGTTCGACATCGTGAAGAACGGCGTGTTCCAGGACTACCAGACCACGCGCGAGCAGGCCACGATGATGGCCGACTACTACAAGCGCGTGGGCAAGCCCGTGCGTTCGTATGGCTGCTCGTATGCGCAGAGCTGGGCCGACGTGCAGTTCCAGCGCATGCCCAACGTGAGCCTGCAGCCGGGCAACAACGACGACACGTGGGAGTCGATGATCGCCAAGGTCGACCGCGGCATCGCGATCGTGGGCGACGGGTCGTTCTCCATCGATCAGCAGCGCTACAACGGCCAGTTCGCGGGACAGGTGTTCTACGAGGTGCGCGGTGGCAAGATCGTCGGTCAGCTGAAGGACGTGGCGTACCAGTTCCGCACGCCGGATTTCTGGAAGGGACTCAAGGCCATCGGTGGTCCGCGCAGCTACCACCTCGGTGGTGCCTTCGGTGACGGCAAGGGTCAGCCGTCGCAGTCCAATTCCGTCAGTCATGGCTGCGTGCCGGCCATCTTCCAGCAGGTCAACGTCATCAATACCGGGAGGAAGGCATGAGTCACGCGCCTCGTTCCCTCTTTGCGCCGGCCAGTGTGCTCTCGCGCGCCGAAGCGCAGGAGATCGCGCAGCGTGTACTGCGCAACTCGCCTGCCGAGGAGACGCGCGTCTCGATC
The sequence above is drawn from the Gemmatimonas aurantiaca genome and encodes:
- a CDS encoding sodium:solute symporter, yielding MHWINWLIVAVYLVVVVFDGLRRTRGTKNIEGYFLAGRSLPWWAVGLSVMATQISAITLIGTTGQGATDGMRFVQFYFGLPIAMVLLGVTIVPFLHKAKVYTAYEFLERRFDPKTRSLTSLLFLLSRGMSCGTIIAAPGVVLSAIFGWDLLWCVALISVPTIVYTVLGGVEAVAWADVKQMVVIVGALFAIVVVLIIRLPVPLDDALRVAGSTGRLRVFDFSFSLTETYTFWSGILGGTFLMLSYFGTDQSQVQRYLAARSVDEARSSLLMSAYWKIPLQALILLIGVLVFLFYTFSPAPLLYNPRHDAQLREREPAAYAELESRYTAALSARNQAARDAAASSDAAALTNFTQQNTVVESVRKEALDAAAKATGESSRDVNYIIPRLVLDQLPLGFAGIFLAAVLAAAMSSIAAELNSLSTATVVDFYQRWYRPSASDTELLNAGRIFTALWGVFACIVALYAATLGSLIEVVNRFGSFFYGSILGVFMLAMVKRTRALGAFVGLLAGMAAVAAVSFGAPQVSFLWYNVIGAVVVFVVGYGLSLLSPESPTPPTPQEA
- a CDS encoding NAD(P)/FAD-dependent oxidoreductase, which encodes MASPVNVPHVVIIGGGFAGLAAARELRHANVRVTLLDRSNHHTFQPLLYQVATAGLAPSDISVPIRWRLRRQTNTTVLLAEVEAIDPARQIVRLDDGTELAYDYLIVATGARHAYFGHDEWAPFAPGLKSIEDATDMRQRLLLAFERAERTDDPAEREANLTFVIVGGGPTGVELAGSIPDITRRALRREFRRIDTRATRVLLVEAGPRILPTFPEGLSRAAQRDLGELGVEVRLGVPVTQIDAQSVTIGEERIATRTVFWAAGNVASPLGRMLDADTDRAGRVKVAPDCSIPAHPNVFVVGDLCIVMRENGQPAPAVAPTANQTGQHAARMILASIAGRPRAPFQYWHKGDLATIGRHKAVAAFGALHLSGYLTWFLWLFVHLMYLVGFRNRASVLLQWGWAYVTWQRGVRLITGRPRGVP
- a CDS encoding ATP-binding protein — protein: MPIPPSVVSSAPIHSDLDTTRLTAVLQALPVAAALFRADGMTVAINTMGEELFVHDPLAPLQTQHWRVMLHPFGETAKDAMAVVQSTQEMVARQVILPADEGLFTLRMTLFDGTLVLVTAEDQREEQQRRLALDRAERERRTLLMLTPSSVRVVDVSGRILRTNGEADRQHAGQAPTTLRELWEREAPHEISDDGRPARPLSFLDTPGMRALSGVVVRAQRLQCRHGEGLRVVEASAAPMTDVRGQMIGVMLVDHDVTDRYRRDRSSPAGAVAVPAVGSAATVDAAQFNRLVEERSRELIASHEEHVRERRLAAIGQLAAGVMHDVNNALNPIMAAAYLLQHHAESPAAVRDYAERIRTAAEIGAATASRVGRFIRQEPLHAGGDEEIDLAELVTEVLDLTEPMRLRRSAESREVRIEQQLEPGVRSRGIPGEIREALLNLVQNAIDAMPEGGTLTVRCWSEGKDACLSVQDTGVGMTDEVLERAFEPFFTTKGAKGSGLGLAEVYGIVRRHRGQVSITSMAGKGSTVNIRLPRAGGVTAAVAAATPLPSVPRRILVVEDHDDGRVLLRRILEGDGHTVDAVASIAEARARLAIAGGMPYDLLLTDVGLPDGSGWDLAREARTSWPALRVGVITGWEPLTDSEDVRGVEFVLRKPLRAQELKAHIAGLTRPVSTNE
- a CDS encoding ANTAR domain-containing protein, with the protein product MSELPSTLRVLVAEDNALERSMLVDLLGVLGHVVVAEVESGTDAITKAQQFTPDAVLLDMHMPGASGVQAAEEIANALPGTAVVLVTGDLSLTLSTADVLRSTAVALLPKPTPPTTLDATLRMAVTRARELIEARREAAEAKQQLEARKLIERAKGILMRRTGSSEQEAYRIMQRSSQDRSVRMVDIAKAVIDSEPGMKA
- a CDS encoding M20/M25/M40 family metallo-hydrolase, whose amino-acid sequence is MLRRVLSIASSAPLLGLLLAASASPADAQLPGTRAPGAPTTLTAEQQAARAIYKEIVEINTADSVGSVTRAAEVVAARFRAAGFPAADVNIVGPADAPTKHNLVVRYRGKGRGKPILLLAHLDVVQALRADWPRDPFTFIEEDGYFWGRGVSDDKSMCAMFIANLLRYKREGWVPERDLILALTADEEGGDHNGVTWLIENRRDLIDAEYAINEGGGGTLQDDKPLLHSIQAAEKVYGDFTFTVHNTGGHSSVPRKDNAIYSLAQALLKVQQYTFPVELNPVTTAFFAQTAKVEMPSLAAAMRALVANPADAEAARVLSTDPRYASMLRTTCVATMLSGGHAPNALPQTAKANVNCRIVPSSKASQVHAELVRIVNDSSVVITGDRADRNDGALPVHPVLLRATETLTKKMFGDIPVIPTMSTGATDGYRLRNVGIPTFGVSGIFSAPGETNAHGRNEKLRVKSFYDGLDFLYELVKQVAGPGQPVS
- a CDS encoding metallopeptidase TldD-related protein — translated: MSRTRRDFLKVGAAVAAGSLVASSPLLAESSSGLLVPLSDLPPVDDPAIKALMEVALNTAKAGGASYADVRVAARRQQNVGTRDRIVQGVSDTDTYGLGVRTLVDGAWGFAATSKLDKDSVARTTQLALGQAKANRASQLRPVVLAPTPGNQVGEWKSPIEVDPFNVAITDKVAYLLAANEAALKVKGVRNVNSSMFFLREEKSLMTTDGSYVVQTIYRAQPSMTITAVSSDFSDFQSVASNEVAPMGLGYEHVTNSKLAERAPQWGELAVQKLSAKPVEPGRYDLLLHPSNLWLTIHEVIGHPTELDRALGFEANYAGTSFIAPPEAMLGKMQYGSELMNIVGDREQRGSLGAIGWDDEAVKPVKFDIVKNGVFQDYQTTREQATMMADYYKRVGKPVRSYGCSYAQSWADVQFQRMPNVSLQPGNNDDTWESMIAKVDRGIAIVGDGSFSIDQQRYNGQFAGQVFYEVRGGKIVGQLKDVAYQFRTPDFWKGLKAIGGPRSYHLGGAFGDGKGQPSQSNSVSHGCVPAIFQQVNVINTGRKA